The proteins below are encoded in one region of Gopherus flavomarginatus isolate rGopFla2 chromosome 12, rGopFla2.mat.asm, whole genome shotgun sequence:
- the LOC127032921 gene encoding uncharacterized protein LOC127032921 — protein MADEAGKSQALVKAELSVSKAKDVRKETELRMKSYANWEEFLMPAPISIAILGQLVFISAGQGDFSINKNPPKDGFKHIKYPESFRACLCQVSNQGWAAFNTAHVNMDQIRLLSKSVPGRMKVIVKILFQDMETVNAMLPMHLKNMKAVADDCKDLAHAVEDKYSDVIYLIQELMEACLNAKKGYEDELKDIQIALQQAEIKEKVAKEAQKLAEQYHKQVKQLVYESFNQYNEAMKAIPTGWNAVGMTIVENITNGFSNIFTGFTGMFTKIANKIIPGKMEGSAVAGPEEFDHGSMVAALNIFTKSGMLLTYTTQLKELINEHDGLNMKKIVNEKTQEVNTNWLKDSFLYTKSSIDTENKCGPKNQAQEICTSGLRICEQLEKMALSKNKGKEEEKSLVEEINRLYQKASEFDSHSKSSVGSPAFAPKPPNMAKCQQGSMGGSSALQSAHLKVEQSREMLKSIQDEYQRSFENFKRQNDELMEIMCAMEKCKVQDVDFDRARKMLIKGLKALGRMKEPWEKMVRFFQMISSLIDSCLSRDIKEFVSSVSDVQKIENYSSKSFVIDTIYTQAFNASNVAHLVHMISETYTEVSNNYLMDRVSSLGRLIAMEPSDPGFHSEREVLQKGCEEARQAIYDMVKEKKEEFDRSVEARVETIDRELKAVLPPLSVEEQKAIEGAVKQGMKELTAEEEDLFE, from the coding sequence ATGGCAGATGAAGCTGGAAAGTCCCAGGCGCTGGTTAAAGCTGAGCTGAGTGTCAGCAAAGCCAAGGATGTGCGGAAGGAGACGGAGTTGAGGATGAAGTCCTACGCCAACTGGGAGGAGTTCCTCATGCCAGCCCCCATCTCCATTGCCATCCTGGGGCAGCTGGTTTTCATTTCAGCGGGGCAGGGAGACTTCTCCATCAATAAGAACCCCCCTAAAGACGGCTTCAAGCACATCAAATACCCAGAATCCTTCAGGGCCTGCTTGTGTCAAGTCAGTAACCAAGGCTGGGCGGCCTTCAACACCGCACACGTCAACATGGACCAGATCAGACTCCTCTCCAAGAGCGTCCCGGGACGGATGAAGGTGATTGTTAAAATTCTGTTCCAGGACATGGAGACAGTGAATGCCATGCTGCCGATGCACCTAAAGAACATGAAGGCCGTGGCAGACGACTGCAAAGACTTAGCCCATGCAGTGGAGGACAAGTATTCAGATGTCATCTACCTGATCCAGGAGCTGATGGAGGCCTGTTTGAATGCCAAGAAAGGTTACGAGGATGAGCTGAAAGACATCCAGATAGCGCTGCAGCAAGCAGAGATCAAGGAGAAAGTGGCCAAGGAGGCACAGAAGCTGGCCGAGCAGTATCACAAGCAGGTGAAGCAGCTGGTCTATGAATCCTTTAACCAATACAATGAAGCCATGAAAGCCATTCCCACAGGGTGGAATGCTGTGGGCATGACCATTGTGGAGAATATTACAAATGGATTTTCCAATATTTTCACTGGGTTTACAGGCATGTTCACAAAAATAGCCAACAAGATTATACCTGGGAAAATGGAAGGCAGTGCAGTGGCTGGCCCAGAGGAATTTGACCATGGAAGCATGGTGGCAGCACTCAACATTTTTACAAAGTCAGGAATGTTACTGACTTATACAACGCAGCTCAAAGAGCTAATCAATGAGCACGATGGCCTCAACATGAAGAAAATCGTCAATGAGAAAACTCAAGAAGTTAACACCAACTGGCTGAAAGACAGTTTCCTATATACAAAGAGCAGCATAGACACAGAAAATAAGTGTGGGCCAAAAAATCAAGCTCAAGAGATCTGCACATCTGGCCTCCGTATTTGTGAACAGCTGGAAAAGATGGCCTTgtccaaaaacaaaggaaaggaagaagagaagtcTCTCGTTGAAGAGATCAATCGCTTATACCAAAAAGCATCAGAATTTGATTCCCACAGTAAATCCTCAGTGGGATCTCCTGCCTTCGCCCCCAAGCCACCGAACATGGCTAAATGTCAGCAAGGCTCAATGGGAGGATCCAGTGCCCTGCAAAGTGCACATTTGAAGGTCGAGCAGAGCCGGGAGATGCTGAAGTCGATCCAGGATGAGTATCAGAGGAGCTTCGAGAACTTCAAGAGGCAGAATGATGAGCTGATGGAGATCATGTGCGCTATGGAGAAATGCAAGGTGCAAGATGTAGATTTTGACAGAGCCAGGAAGATGCTGATCAAAGGGCTGAAGGCCCTGGGGAGGATGAAGGAGCCGTGGGAGAAGATGGTGAGGTTCTTCCAGATGATCTCCAGCCTGATTGACTCCTGCCTCAGTCGGGACATCAAGGAATTTGTGAGCTCTGTCTCGGATGTGCAGAAAATAGAAAACTATTCCTCCAAATCCTTTGTGATAGACACCATCTACACCCAGGCATTCAATGCTTCCAACGTGGCCCACCTGGTGCACATGATCTCCGAGACCTACACCGAAGTGTCCAATAATTACCTGATGGATCGCGTGAGCAGCCTCGGGCGACTGATCGCCATGGAACCTTCCGACCCAGGGTTCCATTCCGAGCGGGAGGTATTACAGAAAGGTTGCGAAGAGGCCCGCCAAGCCATCTACGACATGGTGAAGGAGAAGAAGGAGGAGTTTGATAGGAGTGTCGAGGCCAGGGTGGAGACGATCGACAGGGAGCTGAAGGCCGTGCTACCCCCTTTGAGTGTGGAAGAGCAGAAGGCAATTGAGGGAGCGGTGAAACAGGGGATGAAGGAGCTGACTGCAGAGGAGGAAGACCTGTTTGAGTAG